The genomic region AGAGGTTTCTCCCTACCCTCGGAAATCCACGAGTCCGCGTTTCGCGTAAGAGGCAGTCAGGACGCCCGCCGCTGTCCTGGTTCCGTGTTCCGGCATTGAAGCCGGGCACGCTCCGCCGCACTGCTGTGTTTCCCACCTGAAGGAACCCGCTCCCCATACCCCGACGACCCACCGATGGCCCAAGCTCCTGCCCGCCCGCGTTCCCGTCCTTCCGCCCCGTCCCCGACGGAGGCCTCTGGCCCGGGTCTGCAAACGCTGCTGGAGGCGCTGCCAGAGGCCTTCCTCGGTGTGGACGCGGGCTGGCGCATCACCTGGCTGAGCCGGCGCATGCGCGAGCTGCTGGGGCCCCGCGTCCAGCCGGGCGATGACGTGCGCAAGAAGGTGGCGGACGTGCTGGGCTTGAGCCAGCACCTGCGCCTGGACGTGCCCGCCACCGAGCAGCCCTCCTCCGAGCCCTACGAGCACCGCTGGCACGAAGGCGGCTTCTGCTTCGAGGTGAGCACCCGCCCCGTGGACGGCGGCCTGCTGGTGCACTGCCGCGACATCTCCCGCGAGGTCCAGGCCCGCCACGAGTTGCAGCGCGTGGGCCAGCTCTTCCAGGCGGTGATGGAGGGCACCACCGACGCCATCTACATCAAGGACATGGATGGCACCTACCAGGTCATCAACTCGGCGGGCGCGCGCGCCGTGGGCCGCGACACCGTGGCCGAGGTGCGCGGGCGCACCGACGCGGAGCTCTTCCCGCCCGACGAGGCCCGCATCAACGTGAAGCACGACCGGGACGTGCTCAAGGCGGGCCACCCCCTCACCTACGAGGATTCGCATCAGTCCCCCAGCGGGGACATCCGCGTGTGGCAGTCCACCAAGGGCCCGCTGCGCGACCCGGAAGGGAACGTGTTCGGCCTGTTCGGCATCAGCCGCGACATCACCCAGCGCAAGTGGGCGGAAGAAGAGGTGCTCCGGCACACCGAGTTCCAGGAACACTTGATGGGCATCATCAGCCACGACATCCGCAGCCCGCTCGGCGCCATCATGAACTGGTCGCGCGTGCTCGCGGCCGGTGGGCCCGCGGAGGAGACGGCGCGCACCAGCCAGCGCATCGCCACCGCGGCGGTCCGCATCGAACGGCTGACGCGCCTGCTGCTGGACTTCACCCGCGCCCGGCTGGTGGGCGGCGTGGTGATTGAACCGCGCGGCACGGACACGCAGGAGCTGCTGGCCAAGGTGGCGCACGAGTTCCGCGTGGCCTTCCCGAAGCGCGACATCGTCGTGGACCACAAGGGCAACACGCAGGGGCACTGGGACCCGGACCGCCTGGCGCAGGTGGTGTCCAACCTGACGGAGAACGCCCTCAAGTACGGCCCGGCGGACGCGCCCGTGCTGCTGTCCACTCGCGGCCTGCGCAACAAGGTGGTGGTGACGGTCCACAACCAGGGCCGCCCCATTCCGGAAGCCACCCTGCCCCACCTCTTCGAGCCCTTCCGCCAGGGCCCGCAGCAGACGCGCACGCTGAAGATGAGCTACGGCCTGGGGCTCTACATCGTGCGCGAAATCGTGCACGCCCACGGCGGCACCATCGAGGTCACCTCCTCCGAGGGCGACGGCACCACCTTCACCGTCACGCTGCCGCGCCGCGCGCCGCCCCGGAAGGGCCCGCCGCCCGAGCCGCCTTCGCCCCCCTCGCACCACCACCCCTGAAACAGGGCGGTCCCGCCCCCGTCAGACGAAGCGCGAGATGAGGGGCACCAGGCCGTCCAGCGGCGCGTTGCCGTTGGACAGGCCCGCCTCCGCCACCGCGCGCGGCATGCCGTACACCACGCAGGACGACTCCGCCTCCGTGAGCACCACGCCGCCCGCGGCGCGCAGGGCCCGCGCGCCCTGGAGCCCGTCCTCGCCCATGCCGGTGAGCACCAGCCCCAGCGCGTCCCGCCCCCAGACCTCCGCCACGCTCTGGAAGAGCACGTCCACGGAGGGATGGTGCGGGGTGCCCAGCGGATGGCGGTCCAGGCGCACCAGGTTGAGCGCCCCGTGCCGCGCCACCTTCAGGTGGTGGCCCGCGCGCGCCAGCACCGCGCGGCCCGGCACCAGCTCCATGCCGTCGCTCGCCTCCACCACCTCCAGCGCGCTCTGCGAGTCCAGCCGCTTGGCCACGGCCTCCGTGTAGCCAGCGGGGATGTGCAGCGCGAGCACCACCGGCGCCGGAAAGTCCCGGGGCAGCGAGGACAACAACCGCGTCAGCGCCTGCGGCCCGCCCGTGGACGTGCCCACCGCCAGCAGCTTCGTCGACGTCGCGGGCAGGGGCCCTGGGAGAGGGGCACTCACGGCCTCCGCCAGCTCCCGCTGATAGCGCGGCACCGCGCGCCCCGCGATGCGCACCTTCTCCACCAGCTCCGCGCCCAGCTCGTAGAGCCGGTCCGTGGCGAGCGCCGTGGGCTTGTGCACCAGGTCCACCGCGCCCGCCTGGAGCGCGGCCACCGCCAGCTCGCTGTCCGTGCCCGCGCTGCTCACCACCACCACGCGCGGCGCGTCCGGCATGCCAGCCAGCGCGCGCAGGAAGCCCGTCCCGTCCAGCGACGGCATCACCAGGTCCAGGGTGATGACGTCCGGTTTGAGCTCCGCCACCCGCTCCAGCGCGTCCAGGCCGTCGCGCGCGGTGCCCACCACCTCCAGCCCCTCCGCCTCCGACAGCACCTTGCGCAGCACCTTGCGCGCGAACGCCGAGTCGTCCACCACCAGCACGCGCAACGTCATGAGTCCGCCTTGCTGTAGAAGAACGCGCCGCGGCGCTCCTCGCAGCGCAGCGCCGTGCCGAAGCGCATCAGGGATTCGGAGGTGCCCACCACCAGGTGCCCTCCGGGCCGCAGCGTCCGGGTGATGCTGTCCACCACGCGGCGCGCGGTGTCGTCCTGGAAGTAGATGAGCACGTTGCGGCAGAGGATGGCATCACAGCCGCCCGGCTCCGGGTAGCCCTCCGTGTCCACCAGGTTGAGCTGCCGCCACTCCACCCGGGCCATCAGGTCCGGCCGCACGCGGGGACGGCCGTCCACCATGTCCAGCCAGCGACCCATCACCCCCGGGGGCAGCGCGCGCAGGCAGCGCAGGTTGTGCTCTCCCGACTTCGCGCGCTCCAGCGCCTTGGAGCTCAGGTCCGTGGCCAGGATGGACACGTCCCCCAGCACGCCCCGCGAGTCCAGGAGCATGGCCAGCGTGAGGGGCTCCTCGCCGGTGGAGCACGCCGCGCACCACACCCGGGGCTTGCGGCCGGCGCGGACCTCCGGAACGAGCAGCTCGTCCACCAGCACCTCCAGCGCCTGGGGCTCGCGGAAGAAGTACGTCTCGTGGACGAGCAGCGCCTCCACCAGCGAGGCCAGCGTCTCCGGCCCCTTCGGGTCGTAGCGGAGGAAGTAGTA from Corallococcus exiguus harbors:
- a CDS encoding sensor histidine kinase, whose translation is MAQAPARPRSRPSAPSPTEASGPGLQTLLEALPEAFLGVDAGWRITWLSRRMRELLGPRVQPGDDVRKKVADVLGLSQHLRLDVPATEQPSSEPYEHRWHEGGFCFEVSTRPVDGGLLVHCRDISREVQARHELQRVGQLFQAVMEGTTDAIYIKDMDGTYQVINSAGARAVGRDTVAEVRGRTDAELFPPDEARINVKHDRDVLKAGHPLTYEDSHQSPSGDIRVWQSTKGPLRDPEGNVFGLFGISRDITQRKWAEEEVLRHTEFQEHLMGIISHDIRSPLGAIMNWSRVLAAGGPAEETARTSQRIATAAVRIERLTRLLLDFTRARLVGGVVIEPRGTDTQELLAKVAHEFRVAFPKRDIVVDHKGNTQGHWDPDRLAQVVSNLTENALKYGPADAPVLLSTRGLRNKVVVTVHNQGRPIPEATLPHLFEPFRQGPQQTRTLKMSYGLGLYIVREIVHAHGGTIEVTSSEGDGTTFTVTLPRRAPPRKGPPPEPPSPPSHHHP
- a CDS encoding CheR family methyltransferase; this translates as MSALPLSPQVLAILSMLIEQRSGLHYGPEDRDLLAEKLSTRALDAGFDSLLDYYYFLRYDPKGPETLASLVEALLVHETYFFREPQALEVLVDELLVPEVRAGRKPRVWCAACSTGEEPLTLAMLLDSRGVLGDVSILATDLSSKALERAKSGEHNLRCLRALPPGVMGRWLDMVDGRPRVRPDLMARVEWRQLNLVDTEGYPEPGGCDAILCRNVLIYFQDDTARRVVDSITRTLRPGGHLVVGTSESLMRFGTALRCEERRGAFFYSKADS
- the cheB gene encoding chemotaxis-specific protein-glutamate methyltransferase CheB; amino-acid sequence: MTLRVLVVDDSAFARKVLRKVLSEAEGLEVVGTARDGLDALERVAELKPDVITLDLVMPSLDGTGFLRALAGMPDAPRVVVVSSAGTDSELAVAALQAGAVDLVHKPTALATDRLYELGAELVEKVRIAGRAVPRYQRELAEAVSAPLPGPLPATSTKLLAVGTSTGGPQALTRLLSSLPRDFPAPVVLALHIPAGYTEAVAKRLDSQSALEVVEASDGMELVPGRAVLARAGHHLKVARHGALNLVRLDRHPLGTPHHPSVDVLFQSVAEVWGRDALGLVLTGMGEDGLQGARALRAAGGVVLTEAESSCVVYGMPRAVAEAGLSNGNAPLDGLVPLISRFV